A window from Leifsonia shinshuensis encodes these proteins:
- a CDS encoding tyrosine recombinase XerC: MNLSDAIDAYERHLRVERGYSPQTVRAYRADLTALAAFAETRKVSSPDGLTLDLYRDWLWEGSQRGLAKATLARRSASARGFSAWWARAGGETGTAQGAEGADAAARLRAPKADKTLPRVITREQMDGILEQLAARADDGEPGALRDVAVIEVLYAAGIRVSELTGLDIDDVDLERLTLRVVGKGSKERVVPFGVPALRAVRAWLDGGRPRFAVPRSGPALFLGSRGSRLGSRAVYELVAGLLADVPGRGPSGPHALRHTAATHLLDGGADLRAVQELLGHASLGTTQIYTHVSTERLKEAYRIAHPRA; encoded by the coding sequence GTGAACCTGTCCGACGCGATCGACGCCTACGAGCGCCACCTGCGGGTGGAGCGCGGCTACTCGCCGCAGACGGTCCGCGCCTACCGGGCCGACCTGACGGCGCTCGCCGCGTTCGCGGAGACGCGGAAGGTCTCGTCGCCCGACGGTCTCACGCTCGACCTCTACCGCGACTGGCTCTGGGAGGGGTCGCAGCGCGGGCTCGCAAAGGCGACGCTCGCCCGGCGGTCGGCCTCGGCGCGGGGCTTCAGCGCCTGGTGGGCACGGGCCGGCGGCGAGACCGGCACGGCCCAGGGCGCAGAAGGAGCGGACGCCGCGGCGCGGTTGCGGGCGCCGAAGGCCGACAAGACGCTTCCCCGGGTGATCACGCGCGAGCAGATGGACGGGATCCTCGAGCAGCTGGCGGCACGTGCGGACGACGGGGAGCCCGGCGCCCTGCGGGACGTCGCGGTGATCGAAGTGCTGTACGCGGCGGGGATCCGCGTGTCCGAGCTCACCGGACTCGACATCGACGACGTCGACCTCGAACGGCTGACGCTCCGCGTGGTCGGGAAGGGTTCCAAGGAGCGGGTGGTCCCGTTCGGGGTGCCGGCCCTGCGGGCCGTGCGGGCGTGGCTCGACGGCGGCCGGCCGCGCTTCGCGGTGCCGCGGTCGGGGCCCGCCTTGTTCCTCGGCAGCCGCGGGTCACGGCTGGGCAGCCGTGCTGTCTACGAACTCGTCGCCGGACTGCTGGCGGATGTGCCCGGCCGGGGCCCGTCCGGCCCGCACGCGCTCCGGCACACGGCGGCGACGCACCTGCTGGATGGGGGAGCCGACCTCCGTGCGGTCCAGGAGCTGCTCGGCCATGCCAGCCTCGGCACCACCCAGATCTACACGCACGTCTCCACCGAGCGGCTCAAAGAGGCCTACCGGATCGCGCACCCGCGCGCCTGA
- a CDS encoding M23 family metallopeptidase — protein sequence MSKGEQRRDAVVERLRRLPGRGRRWMGALVFVVVALLLGSLGRAAAASDAGAPGASASYAGDLVHAGRSAARAAGSWPWPVEPHAVSGPYAAPATRYAAGHRGIDLEASSGVVVSAPADAVVRFSGVVVDRPVLTLDHGGGVLSSYEPVASELVPGTSVARGAIIGTVAAGGHCAEACLHVGVRVDGEYVSPLLFFARVPPAVLLPLGGP from the coding sequence ATGTCGAAGGGTGAGCAGCGGAGGGATGCGGTGGTCGAGCGGCTCCGTCGCCTGCCGGGTAGGGGTCGGCGGTGGATGGGCGCCCTGGTCTTCGTGGTGGTGGCACTCCTGCTCGGGAGCCTCGGTCGGGCGGCGGCCGCGTCGGACGCGGGCGCGCCAGGCGCAAGCGCGTCGTACGCGGGCGACCTCGTGCACGCGGGACGCTCCGCGGCCCGAGCCGCCGGCTCCTGGCCGTGGCCGGTCGAGCCGCACGCGGTGAGCGGCCCGTACGCCGCGCCTGCCACGCGGTACGCGGCCGGCCACCGGGGCATCGACCTGGAGGCGTCCTCCGGCGTCGTGGTGTCGGCTCCCGCCGACGCGGTGGTCCGGTTCTCCGGTGTGGTGGTGGACCGGCCCGTACTGACCCTGGACCACGGCGGCGGCGTGCTGTCCAGCTACGAGCCGGTCGCCTCCGAGCTGGTTCCGGGCACCTCGGTCGCCCGCGGTGCGATCATCGGCACGGTGGCGGCGGGTGGTCACTGCGCCGAGGCGTGCCTGCACGTCGGCGTCCGCGTGGACGGGGAGTACGTGTCCCCGCTGCTGTTCTTCGCCCGGGTGCCGCCCGCCGTGCTGCTCCCGCTCGGCGGTCCGTGA